The Polyangium spumosum genome includes a window with the following:
- a CDS encoding tetratricopeptide repeat protein, producing the protein MLEEAQAAGASALILHRLEEAEHRSLIIAQLNVQRDELVKAFPMMWILLVHPEVGRELQMKAPDFVDFGFWLWEEKPEPLREMLATIDAPGVMAEPAPVGEVGAGDLLRRAIRAIRFRQLDEAADLLAQLDMHEPEARETDPRRRMCDAFLAGANGRYEEAREHLRTAREAYEARGDRAGRAWALHQLAIIEERQGRYEEARKLLRESVEVNEELGDRAGRAASLHQLSIIEERQGRYEEARKLLEESIVVTEEIGNRVGRAASLHQLASIEYRQGHYEEARKLLEESIAVREELGDRAGRAASLHQLASIEFREGRYEEARKLLEESIGVREELGDRAGRAASLHQLALIEFRQGRYEEARKLLEESIGVLEEIGNRAGLALSLVMLGQLEVTTGRVAKGRQLVQQGVDILQEIGSGDLPVAQQILADIDALLTPPEPSTA; encoded by the coding sequence TTGCTGGAGGAGGCGCAGGCGGCCGGGGCCTCGGCGTTGATTTTGCACCGGCTGGAGGAGGCAGAGCATCGGAGCTTGATCATCGCGCAGCTCAACGTGCAGCGGGACGAACTCGTGAAGGCGTTTCCGATGATGTGGATCCTGCTCGTGCATCCGGAGGTGGGGCGCGAGCTCCAGATGAAGGCGCCTGATTTCGTCGATTTCGGCTTCTGGTTGTGGGAGGAGAAGCCGGAGCCGCTGCGGGAGATGCTGGCGACGATCGATGCGCCGGGCGTGATGGCAGAACCGGCCCCGGTGGGCGAGGTCGGAGCGGGGGATCTGCTGAGACGGGCCATTCGGGCGATTCGTTTCAGGCAGCTTGACGAAGCCGCCGATTTGCTGGCGCAGCTCGACATGCACGAGCCCGAGGCGCGGGAGACCGATCCGCGACGACGGATGTGTGACGCGTTCCTGGCAGGAGCGAACGGCCGTTACGAGGAGGCACGGGAGCATCTCCGGACGGCCCGTGAAGCTTATGAGGCGCGAGGCGATCGCGCCGGCCGTGCGTGGGCTCTTCACCAGCTCGCGATCATCGAGGAGCGGCAGGGCCGTTACGAGGAGGCGCGGAAGCTGCTTCGTGAATCCGTCGAGGTGAACGAGGAACTCGGGGATCGTGCTGGGCGGGCTGCTTCATTGCATCAGCTCTCGATCATCGAGGAGCGGCAGGGCCGTTACGAGGAGGCGCGGAAGCTGCTGGAGGAATCGATCGTGGTGACGGAGGAGATCGGGAATCGTGTGGGGCGGGCTGCCTCGTTGCATCAGCTCGCGAGCATCGAGTATCGACAGGGTCATTACGAGGAGGCGCGGAAGCTGCTGGAGGAATCGATCGCAGTGAGGGAGGAGCTCGGAGATCGTGCGGGGCGGGCCGCCTCGTTGCATCAGCTCGCGAGCATTGAGTTTCGCGAGGGCCGTTACGAGGAGGCGCGGAAGTTGCTGGAGGAATCGATCGGGGTGAGGGAGGAGCTCGGGGATCGTGCTGGGCGGGCCGCTTCGTTGCATCAGCTCGCGCTCATCGAGTTTCGTCAGGGCCGGTATGAGGAGGCGCGGAAGCTGCTGGAGGAATCGATCGGGGTTCTTGAGGAGATCGGCAATCGTGCCGGTCTCGCCCTTTCCCTGGTCATGCTCGGACAGCTCGAGGTGACGACCGGCCGCGTTGCCAAGGGTCGGCAGCTCGTGCAGCAGGGGGTGGACATCCTCCAGGAGATCGGGAGCGGCGACCTCCCGGTGGCCCAGCAGATCCTCGCAGACATCGATGCCCTCCTCACCCCGCCCGAGCCCTCAACGGCTTGA